The Gossypium arboreum isolate Shixiya-1 chromosome 6, ASM2569848v2, whole genome shotgun sequence DNA window tttaatttaactcgaacaatttcactcaatttggtttgactcaaatttcatttcactcgactcgattcgaaaaaaattcaaattgagttaggatgataaaataggactcatcaactcgattaacttgaaatttttcaCTCAATTCaatcgaacgctcacccctaaCTGTCAGTGgagtttttaaattttacaagTAAGGTTAAGGATTGATAAGTGTCCTATAAgagtataatataatattaaaaaagatACATAACAATTTTTTAAGGTTACTTGTGAAATAAAAAGTACCCAACCAAAATATCAAATACTAACAATTGACCTATATAATTGTtaacatttatattttattatttcatatttaaaaataagaaaaaattaatTGTTTCCAGACACTTTAGTTTATGTTCaatgttaatttattttaatgttcaaaaatagattaatttaactattagtaaaattaatttgagttaaacaaaaataaaggaaaacGAATTTAGCTTGAGGTTAAACTATCCTTCTTGTCTATGTACTATTCATATAAttagaatttagtcctttaatttttatttacaaTAATTGTTAtctaattttcaaatttcaaaattcaagcaaCATCGataaaattcttctattaaatttacttgtatgacattttgaaataaaaaaatttttcaCTTGATAGTCATGTAACAAAAAATGATATTGTAATGAACATGAATTTAATGGTGCTGACAattagatttaaaatttaaatgaacACAAAGTATAAGgacttaaacacaaattcaatatttctacttcaaaaaAAGAAAATCTATTAATTCAAGTAGGGTTGGTTTACAAATTACGGAAGAAAAAGGACAAAAGGTAGGGGAGAATTTCAAAGAAAAGGACCTATCAATTACCAATTACATTAAGTAGTCATTATGAAACTTTAACTTAAAATTTGAATGTATGTGCAAAtctatttagatttaaatttttttttggataTATCATAATATTGATTCAGATAATATTTACTACTAAATAACATGAATTTGAAGTTTTAATATTGagttaatatataaattgtatgcattattaatttggtgaattttcaaaggtTGTGATGAAATGGGTAAGCAAATAGATCCCCGCCACCTCACCACACCACCTTAATCCTTATCCACTTTTCTTACCTAAATAATGCAATCCACAAAAATGTTCACATCAagttaaaaacccaaaattaattAATAAGTTGATGTTCCAATCACATACTAACGCAACATCATTCATACAATACCCCTTccctttatttaataattatttaatatagcAGCAGCTGCCGCCGCTCACGGCCGGGATCTTGAATGACATAAGGTCATCGACCACCCTGCGCTGCCGCTTACTCTTTTAAACATCTTACTTACTACTACTACTAAATTGACCCATTGAAGAACTTTTAAAAAGGacgatatatatatttacatgcaAATCCTGCTCCTTCAGTAGCTGCAACCTTCTGCTAGTGGTTTTGCTACCATCCGCCGCCGTCAGCCACCGCCTAATCAACGGTGATGCTTGCTCCGGGTCTCCCCGCTGTAAAGCCTGCATCCCATCCCATCCGGACCAAACTTTCTTCTTAAATTTTAGTTAACACCCAGAAATTAGATCCATGCAAATTACACTAATTATTAATCTTTGGTTATTTATCATCTTATAGTAAATTGACaagaataattaaaaagaaaagcttATAAATGGATTAATGTAATAATTACAGCATACTGTTATTTCCACGCAGCTACCAAACAAAGAGCCAAGTTTTCCGGCATGATCTGTCTCTGAGCCTCCGTTTGGTTGCTGAGAAAAcgttaggaaaaaaaaaaaacaaacaggaAAGTTTTTGAGGCTTCCTTTTTGAAAAACTCTTCATTTTTGTACTATATATTAAAAAGAATCCAAATTCCAAAACAtctggttaatatatatatatatatatatgactcttCTATGATTAATTTTCTCAGCAACCAAACAGATGGGGATCACAAACATCCAAAAAGCAAAATCAAAGTCCCACTTATATATATCCAATTATCCAAGCTAGCATGCATGCAAATAACTGAACAAGAAAAAAAATCTGTACGAACCAGTCATAAACAGTAGGAGAGTTAGGTTGAGGCTTGTCGAAAACTTCAGCGCCAATACCTTTGGTTGCAAGGTTGCTACCTGGATTGAACACGCTCCTCCACACGTTGTCCCTACGAGCCGACACCGGCGTCGATGGTGTCCCAGGTGTCGTCGGACTCGTCGGCATCGCCATTGATGAAGCCTCATCTAATGAAAAGATTCAATTTCAGAGTGAAACTTAAATGTCCACAATACAAATGATGAAATGCAAAAGCTAATTGTTTTTACCTTTGGTGGACAAGGGTGGGGTGGTGGTGATCTTCCTCAGCCGGCCAAGGCCACGTTCCGGTTGAGGTCCGGCCACTACATCATCCCAAAGTTTCTCTAGCAgaaccatttttcttttctttcaattatATCTCTTCTCTGTTTGTGTTTTTAGTGCTTTTGGGTGGCTTTTATTTGGCGGCATATATAGAGGAAGATTCAGCCCAAAATATCTTTCCTGCCTACTAATATGGATATTGATTTTTGCTATTTCCAATCATTTGCTATCCGGACAACATtcatttattactttaattttaagatataaattattattttacatattgTAAGTAAAAATTACAAAGGAGTATTACGattgttttaaatatatattttgattttttaaaaattaaataagaatATTTTGATTAGATGCAAttgtatataaaaattttaattttaatttaattatataaagaAAGTCCTAACTATTAgtttacttattatatatataaacaattatatttatttattatgaaGATGATTGATTTTTTCTAAATGTGTTAGTGTATTTTCATATTGCTTGctacttttaattaaaattagtttaaaataaactaactaaaaaataggatataatttttagt harbors:
- the LOC108484143 gene encoding auxin-repressed 12.5 kDa protein-like isoform X3 is translated as MVLLEKLWDDVVAGPQPERGLGRLRKITTTPPLSTKDEASSMAMPTSPTTPGTPSTPVSARRDNVWRSVFNPGSNLATKGIGAEVFDKPQPNSPTVYD
- the LOC108484143 gene encoding auxin-repressed 12.5 kDa protein-like isoform X2; its protein translation is MVLLEKLWDDVVAGPQPERGLGRLRKITTTPPLSTKDEASSMAMPTSPTTPGTPSTPVSARRDNVWRSVFNPGSNLATKGIGAEVFDKPQPNSPTVYDWLYSGETRSKHHR
- the LOC108484143 gene encoding auxin-repressed 12.5 kDa protein-like isoform X1; translation: MVLLEKLWDDVVAGPQPERGLGRLRKITTTPPLSTKDEASSMAMPTSPTTPGTPSTPVSARRDNVWRSVFNPGSNLATKGIGAEVFDKPQPNSPTVYDCNQTEAQRQIMPENLALCLVAAWK